One Pseudonocardia sediminis DNA window includes the following coding sequences:
- a CDS encoding VOC family protein: protein MGSGIERPAVTGFHHVSAIVSDVETSATWYQRVLGLQRLPVTFPHHGDDSGDGKAALLLDTATGVMIELHHDVTGSAPDRARNALDHLAFGVADRATLDGWAAWLDTLGVAHDGVTDRTEPTTYATLEFSDPDGIALEFIHFPTV, encoded by the coding sequence ATGGGCTCGGGCATCGAACGGCCGGCGGTCACCGGCTTCCACCACGTCTCGGCCATCGTGTCCGACGTGGAGACCAGCGCGACCTGGTACCAGCGGGTGCTCGGCCTGCAGCGGCTGCCGGTGACGTTCCCGCACCACGGCGACGACTCCGGCGACGGCAAGGCGGCGCTGCTGCTCGACACCGCGACCGGGGTGATGATCGAGCTGCACCACGACGTGACCGGGAGCGCGCCGGACCGCGCCCGCAACGCGCTGGACCACCTCGCGTTCGGCGTCGCGGACCGCGCCACGCTGGACGGCTGGGCGGCCTGGCTGGACACGCTCGGTGTCGCCCATGACGGCGTCACCGACCGCACCGAGCCGACGACCTACGCGACGCTGGAGTTCTCCGACCCGGACGGCATCGCCCTGGAGTTCATCCACTTCCCGACCGTCTGA
- a CDS encoding 2OG-Fe(II) oxygenase has translation MTDLPDLDWADVREQLDGAGVAITPPILTPEQCAETTALFDDDARFRNTVVMARHSYGIGSYRYFADPLPPLVQTLREQVYPHLARVANGWAEILGERTFPDTLDEFLAECADAGQHKPTPLVLRYGPTGFNCLHQDVYGDLVFPLQFLVMLGRPDDDFTGGESVFVEQRPRMQSRPMVLRPQQGQAVVFPVRQRPRKGSRGYHRVQMRHGVSEVHTGERNVLGVIFHNAR, from the coding sequence ATGACCGACCTACCCGACCTGGACTGGGCCGACGTCCGCGAGCAGCTCGACGGCGCGGGCGTGGCGATCACCCCGCCGATCCTGACCCCGGAGCAGTGCGCGGAGACGACCGCGCTGTTCGACGACGACGCGCGGTTCCGGAACACCGTCGTGATGGCGCGGCACTCCTACGGCATCGGCAGCTACCGCTACTTCGCCGACCCGCTCCCGCCGCTGGTCCAGACGTTGCGCGAGCAGGTCTACCCGCACCTGGCGCGGGTCGCGAACGGCTGGGCGGAGATCCTCGGCGAGCGCACGTTCCCGGACACGCTCGACGAGTTCCTGGCCGAGTGCGCCGACGCGGGCCAGCACAAGCCGACCCCGCTGGTGCTGCGCTACGGCCCGACCGGCTTCAACTGCCTGCACCAGGACGTCTACGGCGACCTGGTCTTCCCGCTGCAGTTCCTGGTCATGCTGGGCCGCCCGGACGACGATTTCACCGGCGGCGAGAGCGTGTTCGTCGAGCAACGGCCGCGCATGCAGTCCCGTCCGATGGTGCTGCGCCCGCAGCAGGGCCAGGCGGTCGTGTTCCCGGTCCGGCAGCGCCCGCGCAAGGGCTCGCGTGGGTACCACCGGGTGCAGATGCGCCACGGGGTGAGCGAGGTGCACACCGGCGAGCGCAACGTCCTCGGCGTCATCTTCCACAACGCGCGCTGA
- a CDS encoding class I SAM-dependent methyltransferase yields the protein MSTTEQSETGRPDADRPDTFQRSLAHWAEEGRAGMESFYALASEDYRQMVAARNWAADLRRVARDGRVRALDVACGSGKFPAELMRRGLDDALAGTTVEVDLLDPSAFSISEARSVLGPPFVAAAEHEVRLQDLDPSHGDYDVAWATHALYAIPPAELDAGVARMVEAVRPGGFGAVVQATTTSHYLRFAELFRAAYSPTSTPFTSAEQVAESLVAAGVTPSVGMLRYTVSSPSRDVVEGFLQRCAFDDSVSLETMESDGPLGEYLAGCREPGGYRFTQDVHVLTWEA from the coding sequence GTGAGTACGACCGAACAATCCGAGACCGGACGCCCCGACGCCGATCGGCCCGACACGTTCCAGCGCAGCCTCGCCCACTGGGCCGAGGAGGGCCGGGCCGGGATGGAGTCCTTCTACGCGCTGGCGTCGGAGGACTACCGGCAGATGGTGGCCGCCCGCAACTGGGCCGCCGACCTGCGCCGGGTCGCGCGTGACGGCCGGGTCCGCGCCCTCGACGTGGCGTGCGGTAGTGGCAAGTTCCCCGCCGAGCTGATGCGCCGCGGGCTGGACGACGCCCTGGCCGGGACGACCGTCGAGGTCGATCTCCTGGACCCGTCGGCGTTCTCGATCTCCGAGGCCCGCTCGGTGCTCGGCCCGCCGTTCGTCGCCGCCGCCGAGCACGAGGTCCGGCTGCAGGACCTCGACCCCTCCCACGGTGACTACGACGTCGCCTGGGCGACCCACGCCCTCTACGCGATCCCGCCCGCCGAGCTCGACGCCGGCGTCGCCCGGATGGTCGAGGCGGTGCGTCCCGGTGGGTTCGGTGCGGTCGTGCAGGCCACGACGACGTCGCACTACCTGCGGTTCGCCGAGCTGTTCCGCGCCGCGTACTCCCCGACGAGCACGCCGTTCACCAGCGCCGAGCAGGTCGCCGAGTCGCTGGTGGCGGCCGGTGTCACGCCGTCGGTGGGGATGCTGCGCTACACCGTGTCCAGCCCGAGCCGCGACGTCGTCGAGGGCTTCCTGCAGCGGTGCGCGTTCGACGACTCGGTCTCGCTGGAGACGATGGAGTCCGACGGCCCGCTGGGCGAGTACCTGGCCGGCTGCCGCGAACCCGGGGGCTACCGCTTCACCCAGGACGTCCACGTCCTGACCTGGGAGGCCTGA
- a CDS encoding glycoside hydrolase family 16 protein, with translation MLTTGVMSLAGSGPAPAYADDAASPLASTAPGAAVAPFAAAPEDDEPVEPTRSPTPPAVEPADPEAKIGPMRAGDPPVPAPVADPKPAAPRSGTPKSSTPKPVTPEPAATEPAAGEPAAEPAPDQPADPKPPTPPAPKPPVPPKPPATQTEAAKRFGWGAPGAGSDEFNYTGAPDPARWSQAGECWAGHAGNGGRCASKSRVDGSKLVQTGAANGDTGWIASRTNQKYGRWEARVRSEATGRNNGRQYHPLLIIWPESDRWPQDGEYDFLENGAPGEPCAESFIHYPHSPGPTQQIFAKEKNCGAPLTEWHNVAFEWTPDHVRGFIDGKQWFSYSGGAQGGRRAIQDMPSGHLTIQLDNFFGGNMQPARYEVDWVRTYPLR, from the coding sequence ATGCTCACGACCGGGGTGATGTCACTGGCCGGGAGCGGGCCGGCGCCGGCGTATGCCGATGACGCTGCGTCGCCTCTCGCGTCCACCGCTCCGGGTGCGGCCGTCGCCCCGTTCGCTGCAGCGCCCGAGGACGACGAGCCGGTCGAGCCGACCCGCTCGCCCACGCCGCCGGCCGTCGAGCCGGCGGACCCGGAAGCGAAGATCGGCCCGATGCGCGCGGGCGACCCGCCCGTCCCCGCGCCGGTCGCCGATCCGAAGCCGGCCGCGCCCCGGTCGGGCACCCCGAAGTCGAGCACTCCGAAGCCGGTCACGCCCGAGCCCGCCGCCACCGAGCCCGCCGCCGGCGAACCCGCCGCCGAACCGGCACCCGACCAGCCCGCCGATCCGAAGCCGCCGACCCCGCCGGCCCCGAAGCCTCCGGTCCCGCCGAAGCCGCCCGCGACGCAGACCGAGGCGGCGAAGCGCTTCGGGTGGGGTGCGCCCGGCGCGGGAAGCGACGAGTTCAACTACACCGGCGCTCCCGACCCGGCCAGGTGGAGCCAGGCCGGTGAGTGCTGGGCCGGGCACGCCGGCAACGGCGGGCGCTGCGCCAGCAAGTCCCGTGTGGACGGTTCGAAGCTGGTGCAGACCGGCGCCGCGAACGGCGACACCGGCTGGATCGCGAGCCGGACGAACCAGAAGTACGGCCGCTGGGAGGCTCGCGTCCGCTCCGAGGCCACGGGGAGGAACAACGGCCGCCAGTACCACCCGCTGCTGATCATCTGGCCGGAGTCGGACCGGTGGCCGCAGGACGGCGAGTACGACTTCCTGGAGAACGGTGCACCCGGAGAGCCCTGCGCCGAGAGCTTCATCCACTACCCGCACAGCCCCGGCCCGACGCAGCAGATCTTCGCGAAGGAGAAGAACTGCGGCGCCCCGCTGACCGAGTGGCACAACGTCGCGTTCGAGTGGACCCCGGACCATGTGCGTGGCTTCATCGACGGCAAGCAGTGGTTCAGCTACTCCGGTGGCGCCCAGGGCGGACGCCGCGCGATCCAGGACATGCCGAGCGGGCACCTGACGATCCAGCTGGACAACTTCTTCGGCGGCAACATGCAGCCGGCGAGGTACGAGGTCGACTGGGTGCGGACCTACCCGTTGCGCTGA
- a CDS encoding Rieske (2Fe-2S) protein, with the protein MTESLSENPTTPADVRRLGGWAVGRSEGEDFAVGRRCRHQLADLSDGHVDADGCLVCPWHGARYDVTDGVMVEGPRGLFGYHGHIPGYDMLVRAYARFLPLAVGRVLRRGGRITVE; encoded by the coding sequence ATGACCGAGTCGCTCTCCGAGAACCCCACCACCCCCGCCGACGTCCGCCGTCTCGGCGGCTGGGCGGTCGGCCGCAGCGAGGGTGAGGACTTCGCCGTCGGCCGGCGCTGCCGTCACCAGCTCGCCGATCTCAGCGACGGCCACGTCGACGCCGACGGCTGCCTGGTCTGCCCGTGGCACGGTGCCCGCTACGACGTCACCGACGGCGTGATGGTCGAGGGCCCGCGGGGCCTGTTCGGCTACCACGGCCACATCCCCGGTTACGACATGCTGGTCCGCGCCTACGCCCGGTTCCTGCCGCTGGCCGTCGGGCGGGTCCTGCGCCGTGGCGGCCGGATCACCGTCGAGTAG
- a CDS encoding alpha/beta fold hydrolase, with protein MTATTQGAYAAVNGLQMYYEVHGTGRPLVLLHGGVLTFDLSFAAILPALAERRQVIGVELQGHGHTADIDRPLQLDLLASDVVALLDHLGIERADVFGFSLGGLVATEVAVRYPERVGRLVLAAVHFRPDGYHPEIQDPAQDSPRLPTADDFEQMQAAYAAVAPDPEGFFPFLEKAQPLVSDFRGWSDDELRSITGPVLLVIGDTDFVRIEHAAEIHALLPDARLAVLPGCTHMEVVRRPDLMTVVEPFLARGGAG; from the coding sequence GTGACCGCCACGACCCAGGGCGCGTACGCCGCCGTCAACGGCCTGCAGATGTACTACGAGGTGCACGGGACCGGGCGGCCGCTGGTCCTGCTGCACGGCGGGGTCCTCACGTTCGACCTCTCGTTCGCGGCGATCCTGCCCGCCCTCGCCGAGCGCCGGCAGGTGATCGGGGTGGAGTTGCAGGGCCACGGCCACACCGCCGACATCGACCGGCCGCTGCAGCTCGACCTGCTGGCCTCCGACGTGGTCGCGCTCCTGGACCACCTCGGCATCGAGCGCGCCGACGTGTTCGGTTTCAGCCTCGGCGGGCTCGTCGCGACGGAGGTCGCGGTGCGGTACCCGGAGCGGGTCGGACGTCTGGTGCTGGCGGCCGTGCACTTCCGCCCCGACGGCTACCACCCCGAGATCCAGGACCCGGCCCAGGACTCACCGCGCCTGCCCACCGCCGACGACTTCGAGCAGATGCAGGCCGCCTACGCCGCCGTGGCCCCCGACCCGGAGGGCTTCTTCCCGTTCCTGGAGAAGGCCCAGCCGCTGGTCTCGGACTTCCGGGGGTGGTCCGACGACGAGCTGCGCTCGATCACCGGCCCGGTCCTGCTCGTCATCGGCGACACCGACTTCGTCCGGATCGAGCACGCGGCGGAGATCCACGCCCTCCTCCCGGACGCCCGCCTGGCCGTCCTGCCGGGGTGTACGCACATGGAGGTCGTGCGCCGCCCGGACCTGATGACGGTGGTGGAGCCGTTCCTCGCCCGAGGCGGGGCCGGTTGA
- a CDS encoding acetyl-CoA carboxylase family protein has protein sequence MFSRILIANRGEIAVRVAQTAADLGIPTVAVFATDDADAPHVAAADTAVALAGSGPAAYLDVDDVLRAAVGSGADAVHPGYGFLSENAAFARACAEQGVTFVGPPPEILDAFGDKTRARALARDAGLPVLAGTDGPVDADGAEAFRTTLPGPGAVMLKAIAGGGGRGMRRVTDPADLAAAHARCASEARAAFGDDRVFAEELLLGARHVEVQIVGDGTGAVVALGERDCSVQRRHQKIVEIAPAPGLPGSVRSELLAAAVRLGESVRYAGLGTVEFLVNGERIAFLEVNPRIQVEHTITEEVTGIDLVATGLRLAAGATVAELGPFPKPSGSAMQLRITCETTNPDGTTTPSAGTLTAYAMPSGRGVRVDGAGYPGYRTSLRYDPLLAKLIVHDRSADLPALAARATRALAGTRIEGVGTNLDVLAGIVTHPAFVAGELTTDFLDDHLAEILATTRPHRWVDTAPVAAPDGAERPAPDVPEDAAALRAELPGTVVTVEVAPGEEVRAGATLLVLEAMKMEHVVAAPVAGTVRALGVAAGETVAAGDVLVVLDPADGAADDAVAVAEVDLDHLRPDLAEVLDRHARGLDDHRADAVEKRRRTGLRTARENVDDLCDDGTFVEYGALAIAAQRQRRSLDDLVERTPADGMLAGTATVNAGLVGSENARAVVVAYDYTVLAGTQGFTNHKKKDRIFELARRRRLPVVVYAEGGGGRPGDTDGSWASMLDVPAFELFAKLSGSVPLVGVVAGRCFAGNAALAGMCDVIIAVEGANLGMGGPAMIAGGGLGDVTPDEVGPMSVQVGNGVVDVLVPDEAEATRVARAYLSYFQGTVEDWTAPDPRALRHVVPENRVRVYDMRAAVHGLADDGSVLELRRAFGAGMITALIRVEGRPMGLIANDPTHLGGAIDADSADKAARFLQLCDAFGLPVVSLCDTPGFMVGPESEARATVRHFSRMFVVGANLSVPIGLVITRKCYGLGGQSMCGGDLKAAAFAVSWPTGELGGMGLEGAVRLGYRKELEAVEDPEERQALFDKLLAAEYEKGKALSTAQVFEIDDVIDPADTRRWIASSFPPAPVGAHAPAVRPFVDTW, from the coding sequence GTGTTCTCCCGCATCCTGATCGCCAACCGGGGCGAGATCGCCGTCCGGGTCGCCCAGACCGCCGCCGACCTCGGCATACCCACCGTCGCGGTGTTCGCCACCGACGACGCCGACGCCCCGCACGTCGCCGCCGCGGACACCGCCGTCGCGCTGGCCGGATCCGGACCCGCCGCCTACCTCGACGTCGACGACGTCCTGCGCGCCGCCGTCGGGTCCGGCGCCGACGCCGTCCATCCCGGCTACGGGTTCCTCAGCGAGAACGCCGCGTTCGCCCGGGCCTGCGCCGAGCAGGGCGTGACGTTCGTCGGCCCGCCGCCGGAGATCCTCGACGCGTTCGGTGACAAGACCCGCGCCCGCGCACTCGCCCGCGACGCAGGCCTCCCGGTGCTCGCCGGCACCGACGGTCCGGTCGACGCCGACGGCGCCGAGGCGTTCCGCACGACCCTCCCCGGCCCGGGTGCGGTGATGCTCAAGGCGATCGCCGGCGGCGGCGGACGCGGGATGCGACGGGTCACCGATCCGGCCGACCTGGCCGCGGCGCACGCCCGGTGCGCCTCCGAGGCCCGTGCCGCGTTCGGCGACGACCGGGTGTTCGCCGAGGAGCTGCTCCTCGGCGCCCGGCACGTCGAGGTGCAGATTGTTGGCGACGGCACCGGCGCGGTCGTCGCGCTCGGCGAGCGGGACTGCTCGGTCCAGCGACGGCACCAGAAGATCGTCGAGATCGCCCCGGCACCGGGCCTGCCCGGGTCCGTCCGCAGCGAGCTGCTGGCTGCGGCGGTGCGGCTGGGGGAGTCGGTGCGCTACGCCGGGCTCGGCACCGTCGAGTTTCTCGTCAATGGGGAGAGAATCGCGTTCCTGGAGGTCAACCCCAGGATCCAGGTCGAGCACACGATCACCGAGGAGGTCACCGGGATCGACCTCGTGGCCACCGGGCTGCGCCTCGCGGCCGGTGCGACGGTGGCCGAGCTGGGCCCGTTCCCGAAGCCGTCGGGCTCCGCGATGCAGCTGCGGATCACCTGCGAGACGACGAACCCGGACGGGACGACCACCCCGTCGGCCGGGACCCTGACCGCCTACGCGATGCCGTCCGGTCGCGGGGTCCGGGTCGACGGCGCCGGCTACCCCGGGTACCGGACGAGCCTGCGCTACGACCCGCTGCTGGCCAAGCTGATCGTCCATGACCGCTCGGCCGACCTGCCGGCGCTCGCCGCCCGCGCGACCCGCGCCCTGGCCGGGACCCGGATCGAGGGCGTCGGGACGAACCTCGACGTGCTGGCCGGGATCGTCACGCACCCGGCGTTCGTGGCGGGGGAGCTCACCACCGACTTCCTCGACGACCACCTCGCCGAGATCCTCGCCACCACCCGCCCGCACCGCTGGGTCGATACGGCGCCGGTCGCCGCTCCCGACGGTGCGGAGCGGCCCGCACCGGACGTCCCGGAGGACGCCGCCGCGCTGCGCGCCGAGCTGCCCGGCACCGTCGTCACCGTCGAGGTGGCGCCGGGCGAGGAGGTCCGGGCCGGCGCGACGCTGCTGGTGCTCGAGGCGATGAAGATGGAGCACGTCGTCGCCGCGCCGGTCGCGGGGACCGTGCGGGCGCTCGGGGTCGCGGCGGGGGAGACCGTCGCCGCCGGGGACGTCCTCGTCGTCCTCGACCCGGCCGACGGCGCCGCCGACGACGCCGTGGCCGTCGCCGAGGTCGACCTCGACCACCTGCGTCCCGACCTCGCCGAGGTCCTCGACCGGCACGCCCGGGGCCTCGACGACCACCGCGCCGACGCCGTGGAGAAACGTCGCCGCACCGGCCTGCGTACCGCGCGGGAGAACGTCGACGACCTCTGCGACGACGGCACGTTCGTCGAGTACGGCGCCCTGGCCATCGCCGCGCAGCGCCAGCGCCGCTCCCTCGACGACCTGGTCGAGCGCACGCCCGCGGACGGGATGCTCGCCGGCACGGCGACGGTCAACGCGGGGCTGGTCGGGAGTGAGAACGCGCGCGCCGTCGTCGTCGCCTACGACTACACCGTGCTCGCCGGCACCCAGGGCTTCACCAACCACAAGAAGAAGGACCGGATCTTCGAGCTCGCGCGACGGCGACGGCTGCCGGTCGTCGTCTACGCCGAGGGCGGCGGCGGGCGCCCCGGTGACACCGACGGCAGCTGGGCCTCGATGCTGGACGTGCCGGCGTTCGAGCTGTTCGCGAAGCTCTCCGGGTCGGTGCCGCTCGTCGGGGTGGTGGCCGGGCGGTGCTTCGCCGGCAACGCCGCGCTCGCCGGGATGTGCGACGTGATCATCGCCGTCGAGGGCGCGAACCTCGGCATGGGCGGGCCCGCGATGATCGCCGGCGGCGGGCTCGGCGACGTCACCCCGGACGAGGTCGGGCCGATGTCGGTGCAGGTCGGCAACGGCGTCGTCGACGTCCTGGTGCCCGACGAGGCCGAGGCCACCCGCGTCGCACGGGCGTACCTGAGCTACTTCCAGGGCACGGTCGAGGACTGGACCGCACCCGACCCGCGCGCGCTGCGCCACGTCGTCCCCGAGAACCGGGTCCGCGTCTACGACATGCGCGCCGCCGTGCACGGCCTCGCCGACGACGGCTCGGTGCTGGAGCTGCGACGCGCCTTCGGCGCCGGGATGATCACCGCGCTGATCCGGGTCGAGGGCCGCCCGATGGGGCTGATCGCGAACGACCCGACGCACCTCGGCGGCGCGATCGACGCCGACTCCGCCGACAAGGCCGCCCGGTTCCTGCAGCTCTGCGACGCGTTCGGGCTCCCGGTCGTGTCGCTGTGCGACACCCCCGGCTTCATGGTCGGGCCCGAGTCCGAGGCGCGGGCGACGGTGCGGCACTTCAGCCGGATGTTCGTCGTCGGGGCGAACCTGTCGGTGCCGATCGGGCTCGTCATCACCCGCAAGTGCTACGGCCTGGGCGGGCAGAGCATGTGCGGCGGGGACCTCAAGGCCGCGGCGTTCGCGGTGTCCTGGCCGACCGGCGAGCTCGGCGGGATGGGCCTGGAGGGTGCCGTCCGGCTGGGTTATCGCAAGGAGCTCGAGGCGGTCGAGGACCCCGAGGAGCGCCAGGCGCTGTTCGACAAGCTCCTGGCCGCGGAGTACGAGAAGGGCAAGGCCCTGTCCACCGCGCAGGTCTTCGAGATCGACGACGTCATCGACCCGGCCGACACCCGTCGCTGGATCGCCTCGTCGTTCCCGCCCGCGCCGGTGGGGGCGCACGCCCCGGCCGTGCGGCCGTTCGTCGACACCTGGTGA
- a CDS encoding NAD(P)-dependent alcohol dehydrogenase, producing MSAAVGEIPESMRCSVLRAAGELEVQQRAVPRPAPREVLVRVGAVGTCGSDVHYFTHGRIGRFVVREPLVLGHEPSGRIVAVGTGVDASRIGQRVSIEPGVPCRRCRYCHRGEYNLCPDIAFFATPPFDGAFSEYVTIADDFAHPVPDSVSDDAAALLEPLSVAIWANRKAGTGLGSRVLVAGAGPIGLLVAQVARVQGAAQVVVTDLDAGRRATALDNGATDVLDPRDGDPAARGVDVDVFVDCSGAPPAVTAGIGAVRAGGTVVLVGMGADEMTLPVSSLQSREITLTGTFRYAETWPTAVQLAASGAVDLDRLVTAHVDLDHVADALSPDPAAAHVKIVVRP from the coding sequence GTGAGTGCTGCGGTCGGAGAGATCCCGGAGTCGATGCGGTGCAGTGTGCTGCGCGCCGCCGGTGAGCTGGAGGTGCAGCAGCGCGCGGTCCCCCGGCCCGCGCCCCGCGAGGTGCTGGTCCGCGTCGGTGCGGTCGGGACCTGCGGGTCGGACGTGCACTACTTCACCCACGGACGGATCGGGCGGTTCGTCGTGCGTGAGCCGCTGGTCCTCGGGCACGAGCCGTCCGGGCGGATCGTCGCCGTCGGGACCGGGGTCGACGCCTCCCGGATCGGGCAGCGGGTGTCGATCGAGCCGGGTGTGCCGTGCCGTCGCTGCCGGTACTGCCACCGCGGCGAGTACAACCTCTGCCCGGACATCGCGTTCTTCGCCACCCCGCCCTTCGACGGCGCGTTCAGCGAGTACGTGACGATCGCCGACGACTTCGCCCACCCCGTCCCGGACTCCGTCTCCGACGACGCCGCGGCGCTGCTGGAACCGCTCTCGGTCGCGATCTGGGCGAACCGCAAGGCCGGTACCGGGCTCGGCTCCCGGGTGCTCGTCGCCGGTGCCGGGCCGATCGGGCTACTGGTCGCGCAGGTGGCACGGGTGCAGGGGGCCGCGCAGGTCGTCGTCACCGACCTCGACGCCGGGCGCCGGGCGACCGCCCTGGACAACGGCGCGACCGACGTCCTCGACCCGCGGGACGGCGACCCGGCCGCCCGCGGAGTGGACGTCGACGTGTTCGTCGACTGCTCCGGCGCGCCGCCCGCGGTGACCGCCGGGATCGGCGCCGTCCGGGCCGGGGGCACGGTGGTGCTGGTCGGGATGGGCGCCGACGAGATGACGCTGCCGGTGTCGTCGCTGCAGTCCCGTGAGATCACGCTGACCGGGACGTTCCGCTACGCCGAGACCTGGCCGACGGCGGTACAGCTCGCCGCGTCCGGGGCGGTGGACCTCGACCGTCTGGTCACCGCGCACGTCGACCTCGACCACGTCGCCGACGCCCTGTCCCCGGACCCCGCCGCGGCGCACGTCAAGATCGTCGTCAGGCCCTGA
- a CDS encoding phytanoyl-CoA dioxygenase family protein: MRTSPPNPYLSDATGAGPAEDVGTAWDGDNSGWWDWYMSLADSGPDTSPLVEPEAHDPGPLPTDDEVVAELGRAYPVTDEMIDAFAQDGFVRLPGVLSPGAAEVLRRRLARLLGEGGEGEGLRSREMMWREDPLVCAAVLSPRVGGICSDLLGARDLRLYHDSALCKEPGTGRTPWHYDAHHFPLDSTDVISTWMPLQPVPSAMGPLTFARGMQAYKLVADVAFDKHGTSYDRRVAETFRDAGVEVVEEPFAAGDVSFHSTLCFHTAGANRTTRQRMVLGSTYYADGASIIDHPTMVSGDWRLFVPDTSPGERAASENNPVLAPPV, translated from the coding sequence GTGCGGACCTCCCCGCCGAACCCGTACCTGTCCGATGCGACCGGAGCGGGCCCGGCCGAGGACGTCGGCACCGCCTGGGACGGCGACAACTCCGGGTGGTGGGACTGGTACATGTCGCTGGCCGACTCCGGGCCCGACACCTCCCCGCTCGTCGAACCGGAGGCGCACGACCCCGGCCCGCTGCCCACCGACGACGAGGTCGTCGCCGAGCTGGGGCGGGCCTACCCGGTGACGGACGAGATGATCGACGCGTTCGCGCAGGACGGCTTCGTCCGGCTGCCCGGCGTGCTCTCGCCCGGAGCGGCCGAGGTGCTGCGACGGCGGCTGGCCCGCCTGCTCGGCGAGGGTGGCGAGGGAGAGGGGCTGCGCAGCCGGGAGATGATGTGGCGGGAGGACCCGCTGGTGTGCGCCGCGGTGCTGTCCCCGCGGGTCGGCGGGATCTGCTCGGACCTGCTCGGTGCCCGTGACCTGCGGCTCTACCACGACAGCGCGCTGTGCAAGGAGCCCGGGACCGGCCGCACGCCGTGGCACTACGACGCCCACCACTTCCCACTGGACTCGACCGACGTGATCTCCACCTGGATGCCGCTGCAGCCGGTGCCGTCCGCGATGGGCCCGTTGACGTTCGCCCGCGGCATGCAGGCCTACAAGCTGGTCGCCGACGTGGCGTTCGACAAGCACGGCACGTCCTACGACCGCCGGGTCGCCGAGACGTTCCGCGACGCCGGGGTGGAGGTCGTCGAGGAGCCGTTCGCGGCCGGCGACGTCAGCTTCCACTCGACGCTGTGCTTCCACACCGCCGGCGCGAACCGCACCACGCGGCAGCGCATGGTGCTCGGCTCGACCTACTACGCCGACGGCGCGTCGATCATCGACCACCCGACGATGGTCAGCGGCGACTGGCGGCTGTTCGTCCCGGACACCTCCCCGGGCGAGCGCGCGGCGAGCGAGAACAACCCGGTACTGGCTCCGCCGGTGTAG
- a CDS encoding GNAT family N-acetyltransferase has translation MAPDVALADLDESALPDLLAAAVDGAEPAEVMAPLPGEEDWTAAQRAEFRAFHRRRSLDTETPVERTFVVLVDGRAAGAARLEPVDGGVEMGIWLVRQWRGRGIGAQVVHLLGARAGGRALVAETTGGNSAAVGLLRTLGADLSTDGDDVHARLPPR, from the coding sequence GTGGCCCCGGACGTCGCCCTCGCCGATCTCGACGAGTCCGCCCTGCCCGATCTGCTCGCCGCGGCCGTCGACGGCGCGGAGCCGGCCGAGGTGATGGCGCCCCTGCCCGGCGAGGAGGACTGGACCGCGGCGCAGCGCGCGGAGTTCCGGGCCTTCCACCGCCGGCGCTCGCTGGACACGGAGACGCCGGTCGAGCGCACGTTCGTCGTGCTCGTCGACGGGCGGGCGGCGGGAGCGGCCCGGCTGGAGCCCGTCGACGGCGGCGTCGAGATGGGGATCTGGCTGGTCCGGCAGTGGCGGGGCCGGGGGATCGGCGCGCAGGTGGTGCACCTGCTGGGCGCGCGGGCGGGTGGCCGCGCGCTGGTCGCGGAGACGACGGGCGGCAACTCCGCCGCGGTCGGGCTGCTGCGGACCCTCGGCGCCGACCTGAGCACGGACGGCGACGACGTGCACGCCCGCCTGCCGCCGCGGTGA